The Mangrovivirga cuniculi genomic sequence TTCTTCAGCAGTTGGAAGTTTACCGTAAATTAGTAAGTAAGCTACCTCCAGAAAATTTGATTTATCACAAAGATCTTCAATCGAATAACCCCTGTATCTTAAAATCCCTTCTTCACCATTCAGGAATGTGATCTTACTAGTAGTAGAACCTGTGTTTTTAAATCCATAATCCAAAGTGATGTAGCCGGACTGAGCACGTAATTTACTTATGTCAAGCGCCTTTTCACCTTCGGTTCCTTCTATTACAGGTAAATCATATTTTTTACCCTCTATAATTATTTCCGCAGATTTAGACATATTTATTGCGATCTTATTTATTGTTAGACAAAAATCAAATTCTCTATCAGTGCTTTATGAGGTATCACTACTAGTGCATACTAAAATTACCTGCATAAAGTTTAATTCCAGTATAAAAATTAATTCAACCAACCGATTGTTAGGTTTTGATTGAATTGCAGCGAAATTAATTAAAAGTGACTCAATTTGAAAGTTGTTTAAACGAAATCTGTAACGTTTTCTGAAACATTTATTATGGTAATCAAATCAAATTGAAATTTATCGTTTGAAAATGCTTGTTACCCATCTGTCAAACAATTATTCACTATTCTTATTTATATAGGTTATAAAAAGGTTTATGAATATTGTCTGGTTTAAACGAGATTTAAGATTAAGTGATCACTTACCCTTGTTGGAAGCTATTAAAGCTGATGAGCCAACATTACTACTATATATTTATGAACCATCACTGATTAATGACAGGCATTATTCTATAAGACATTGGCGTTTCGTTCAACAATCATTAAATGTACTTAATGAAGTGCTAATTAAAGCAGGGAATAAGATTTATATATTTTATGGGAATGCCACAGAGGTATTTGGTTATCTGATTAAAAATTACCCTGTCAAAAATATCTATTCACATGTTGAAACAGGATTAAAATTAACTTATCAAAGGGACCTTGATTTAAATGATTTATTTAAAAACAATAAAATTCAGTGGTTTGAGTATAATCAAAATGGTGTAAAAAGAGGATTGAAAAACCGGGAAGGGTGGGTGAAAAACTGGTATGACTTTATGCAGAAAGAAATCCCTCATATTGAAGTTAATAAAGTCAGGCCAGTTGATTTAACTATTCCGGAAGTATTCCAAATTCGCAAATCTTTTCAAAAGAAACTCCTGACACTAAACAATGAGATGCAAAGGGGAGGATTTAATTATGCCCGGAGATATTTAAGAAGTTTTCTATTAAAGCGACACCAGGATTATAATAAAAATATAAGTAAGCCAAATTTATCTTTTAAATCCTGTAGCAGATTGTCGCCATATTTAGCATGGGGTAATATTTCTGTTAGAGAGGTCTATCAATATGTGGGATCTAAACAAAATTTAGCTAATAAACGTAGCATTTCAGCATTTAAATCCAGGTTGCGTTGGCATTGCCATTTTATTCAAAAGTTTGAAATGGAACACGAAATGGAATGGCGTCCGATTAATAAAGGATATGATTTGTTAGAGTATGATTTTGATCAAAAAATATATAATGCCTGGAGAACAGGGAATACAGGTTTTCCAATGGTTGATGCATCTATGAGGAGCCTTATCAGAAAAGGCTATGTAAATTTTAGAATGAGAGCAATGCTGATTTCATTTTTATGCCATTTATGTAATCAGTCATGGGAAAATGCTTCAACCTGGTTATCAAAGTTGTTTCTCGATTTTGAGCCTGGAATACATTACCCTCAAATTCAAATGCAGGCTGGCCTAACAGGCATTAATACCATTAGAATTTATAATCCTGTTAAACAAGCATATGAAAATGATGAGAAGGGAAATTTTATTAAAGAATTCGTTCCTGAATTAAAAGATGTTCCTGTTCCATTGCTATTTGAACCCCATAAATTAACTGCTTCAGAGCAAATAATGTACAATTGCAGAATTGGAGAGGATTATCCAAAACCACTTTTTGAACTTTCAAAGGCATATTCAGCAGCCAGAGAAAGGTTATGGAAGCTTCATAAATCTGCTCCGGTAAAAAATGACAAGAATCGAATTCTTAAGAAACATACTGTCAAAGACCGGAAAGTATAATTCAGATTGTTATATTAAATTTGTTTTGATGAATGAGCCAATAATTTTTTTACATACGGGTGATGTCCACCTTGATAGTCCGTTCAAGGGAATTAAAGAAAACAATCGTATTCTGGCAAAGAAACTCACTGATGCATCTTATGATTCATTTAAACTATTAATAAGCCATGCTATCAGCGATAATGTAGATTTTGTTTTGATTTCGGGTGATCTTTTTGATTCAGAAAAGAAGAGCCTTAAAACCATTTTATTTTTAAAGGAACAGTTTGATTTACTTTTAGAAAGGAATATTAAAGTGATAGCTATAGCAGGAAATCACGATCCTTACTTCTCATGGCCTGATGATCTGATTTCTCATAAAGCTCTTCACCTATTTGAGCCGGGAAAAGTTTCATCTTTAGTTCTTGAATCAAAGAAAGGAC encodes the following:
- a CDS encoding cryptochrome/deoxyribodipyrimidine photo-lyase family protein, with the translated sequence MNIVWFKRDLRLSDHLPLLEAIKADEPTLLLYIYEPSLINDRHYSIRHWRFVQQSLNVLNEVLIKAGNKIYIFYGNATEVFGYLIKNYPVKNIYSHVETGLKLTYQRDLDLNDLFKNNKIQWFEYNQNGVKRGLKNREGWVKNWYDFMQKEIPHIEVNKVRPVDLTIPEVFQIRKSFQKKLLTLNNEMQRGGFNYARRYLRSFLLKRHQDYNKNISKPNLSFKSCSRLSPYLAWGNISVREVYQYVGSKQNLANKRSISAFKSRLRWHCHFIQKFEMEHEMEWRPINKGYDLLEYDFDQKIYNAWRTGNTGFPMVDASMRSLIRKGYVNFRMRAMLISFLCHLCNQSWENASTWLSKLFLDFEPGIHYPQIQMQAGLTGINTIRIYNPVKQAYENDEKGNFIKEFVPELKDVPVPLLFEPHKLTASEQIMYNCRIGEDYPKPLFELSKAYSAARERLWKLHKSAPVKNDKNRILKKHTVKDRKV